The following proteins come from a genomic window of Candidatus Francisella endociliophora:
- the pgsC gene encoding poly-gamma-glutamate biosynthesis protein PgsC → MDPLTLSIGIGLIVGLIFVSLLGLSTGGMVVPGYFALEMGAPDRVIVTILISIVIFGIVRFMSRFMIIYGRRRIAITVLLSFILGTICNSLFSQYMTASFYSDQVQVIGYIIPGLITLSIDRQGLIETIGSLLIASIIIRLLLIVLIGPQIVGI, encoded by the coding sequence ATGGATCCATTAACGCTCTCGATAGGGATTGGTTTAATAGTCGGATTAATATTCGTATCTCTTTTGGGATTATCTACTGGTGGTATGGTAGTGCCTGGATACTTCGCTCTAGAAATGGGAGCTCCAGATAGAGTAATAGTTACCATACTTATATCTATAGTGATATTTGGGATTGTTAGATTTATGTCTAGGTTTATGATTATATATGGCAGAAGAAGAATCGCTATTACAGTATTGTTATCTTTTATTTTGGGTACGATATGTAATAGTTTGTTTTCTCAATATATGACGGCGAGTTTTTATTCTGATCAGGTTCAGGTGATAGGATACATTATTCCAGGTCTTATTACTTTATCAATTGATAGACAAGGGCTTATAGAAACTATAGGTTCTTTGTTGATTGCTTCTATCATTATTCGTTTATTATTAATTGTTCTAATCGGACCTCAAATAGTAGGAATTTAA
- the pgsW gene encoding poly-gamma-glutamate system protein: MKTMYWHRKFISRYIIVFLSAFMIISLYIVEKNLVVETKGYNQKIEAAETTNEAFKLTQDFFMSKGYLCKTMGDVSCTGLIGLSMTEITTDSGDLYAKRSSVNPNMAAIFVSWLSELNLKEGDTVAVQETGSYPALDIAMLAAIKTLKLKPLIIFSVGASQFGANRPSFTWPDIYKNLVDKGIFDFDVLGATLGGSRDNGYGMTPGAILKLNDSIKRNDYKVINIPYHHATTTSIKTRTEMYKKAAGDNKIKAYINVGGNMASIGLKQPTIKASDDSKKDNKKDNKDKKDSKSSSKKNERVLKLPSFPTGVTKSLPTEYSSVRSVAVNFLKEGTPVVNVRDINSGIIKKYGLTYNPANITPPGQGAVFSQKSYNTTLAIILLIIDISLIVFMAFISRKYLISFKTK, encoded by the coding sequence ATGAAAACTATGTATTGGCACCGCAAATTTATATCACGTTATATAATAGTATTTCTTAGTGCTTTTATGATTATTTCTCTTTATATTGTTGAGAAAAATTTGGTTGTTGAAACTAAAGGATATAATCAGAAAATAGAAGCAGCAGAGACTACAAACGAGGCTTTCAAGCTAACACAAGACTTTTTTATGTCAAAAGGTTATTTATGTAAGACAATGGGTGATGTTTCTTGTACAGGTCTTATTGGTCTATCTATGACAGAAATAACTACAGATTCAGGTGATCTTTACGCAAAGAGATCCTCTGTAAACCCTAATATGGCAGCAATATTTGTTAGCTGGCTAAGTGAGCTGAATTTAAAAGAAGGTGATACTGTTGCAGTTCAAGAAACAGGGTCGTATCCAGCGTTAGATATAGCAATGCTAGCAGCAATAAAGACATTAAAGCTTAAACCTTTAATTATCTTCTCTGTTGGGGCTTCTCAGTTTGGTGCAAATAGACCTAGTTTTACATGGCCAGATATTTATAAGAATCTAGTTGATAAGGGTATATTTGACTTTGATGTACTTGGTGCCACATTAGGGGGGTCAAGAGATAATGGTTATGGAATGACTCCAGGAGCTATTTTAAAACTTAATGATTCTATAAAAAGAAATGATTATAAAGTTATAAATATTCCATATCATCATGCTACGACTACATCTATAAAAACACGTACAGAAATGTATAAAAAAGCTGCTGGAGATAATAAGATCAAAGCTTATATTAATGTGGGTGGAAATATGGCATCAATTGGCTTAAAGCAACCTACGATTAAAGCTTCTGATGATAGCAAAAAAGATAATAAAAAAGATAATAAAGATAAAAAAGATTCCAAGTCTAGCAGCAAAAAGAATGAGAGAGTACTTAAGTTGCCAAGTTTCCCAACAGGTGTAACTAAGAGTTTACCTACAGAGTATAGTAGTGTGCGTTCAGTTGCTGTGAATTTTTTGAAAGAGGGTACTCCTGTTGTAAATGTTAGAGATATAAACTCTGGCATTATAAAAAAGTATGGGTTGACTTATAATCCTGCAAATATTACTCCCCCAGGTCAAGGAGCAGTTTTCTCTCAAAAGAGTTATAATACTACTTTAGCTATTATTTTATTGATAATAGATATTAGTTTGATAGTGTTTATGGCATTTATTTCGAGAAAATATCTAATTTCTTTTAAAACAAAGTAG
- the pgsB gene encoding poly-gamma-glutamate synthase PgsB codes for MNHLDFWLIIGVFVGLCLYLIIENIVHNISIKSIPIRIHVNGTRGKSSVARLIAAGVRAGGYKTVAKTTGTLARYIDTDGSETPVFRIGFSNIAEQVKIMFKARKAKADAIIIECMALQPLLQSLCELKLIKATHGVLTNARPDHLDVMGPTERDVAKALAGTVPVKSKYFTAEDVHLDFFGYVCKDRESELVAATAEDADKITDEEINKFVYSEFKINVALALKVTDDLGIPRDIALKGMWEATPDPGAMTEYNFDIKDAQMNFANAFAANDPVSTKMLWDKLYEKYSDCDKKVLVVNCRADREDRSKQIAEAILEWQKPDLVVLIGTGTDVFVSFYKKYAKSLGVERAQVIVCEDMQPQEILDKTYSAQSAKSYMLVGVGNIKDIGMSLVEFCDNSHKQKHDL; via the coding sequence GTGAATCACTTGGATTTTTGGTTGATTATAGGTGTTTTCGTGGGTTTGTGCCTATACCTTATAATAGAGAATATAGTTCATAATATTAGTATTAAAAGTATTCCTATTAGGATCCATGTAAATGGTACGAGAGGTAAGTCAAGTGTGGCTAGGCTTATAGCTGCAGGGGTTCGAGCAGGTGGTTATAAAACAGTTGCTAAAACAACAGGAACTTTGGCTAGATATATTGATACGGATGGTTCAGAAACTCCTGTGTTTAGGATTGGATTTAGTAATATTGCTGAACAAGTAAAGATTATGTTCAAAGCACGAAAAGCCAAGGCAGATGCTATTATTATCGAATGTATGGCTTTACAACCACTATTACAGTCTTTGTGTGAACTGAAGTTAATTAAGGCAACGCATGGTGTTCTTACTAATGCAAGACCCGATCATTTAGATGTGATGGGACCTACTGAGAGAGATGTTGCAAAGGCTTTGGCTGGCACAGTGCCTGTTAAATCTAAATATTTTACAGCTGAAGATGTTCATTTAGATTTCTTTGGTTATGTATGTAAAGATAGAGAAAGTGAGTTAGTGGCAGCAACAGCTGAAGATGCTGATAAAATCACAGATGAAGAAATTAATAAGTTTGTATACTCTGAGTTCAAGATCAATGTTGCATTAGCTTTAAAAGTTACTGATGATCTTGGTATTCCAAGGGATATTGCTTTAAAAGGCATGTGGGAAGCGACTCCTGATCCTGGAGCAATGACTGAATATAATTTTGATATAAAAGATGCTCAAATGAATTTTGCTAATGCATTTGCTGCAAATGATCCAGTTTCTACAAAAATGCTTTGGGATAAGCTTTATGAGAAGTATTCTGATTGTGATAAAAAAGTGCTTGTTGTAAACTGCAGGGCAGATAGAGAAGACAGGTCTAAACAAATTGCAGAAGCCATTTTAGAATGGCAAAAGCCAGATTTAGTAGTATTGATTGGAACTGGTACAGATGTGTTTGTATCTTTCTATAAAAAATATGCAAAATCTTTAGGGGTAGAGCGTGCTCAAGTTATTGTTTGTGAAGATATGCAACCTCAAGAAATTCTTGATAAAACATATTCTGCTCAATCTGCAAAATCATATATGCTAGTAGGTGTAGGAAATATAAAAGATATTGGCATGAGTTTAGTTGAGTTTTGTGATAACAGTCATAAACAAAAACATGATTTATAA
- the gcvH gene encoding glycine cleavage system protein GcvH yields the protein MSEINQSYVYTETNEWVDVKNNVARVGIDDYSQNEFGEIVYVDLPKVGQEYKKDDEACVIESVKTASDIYSPLSGKITKVNEALLDNPKLINQACYTDGWLFEIEISDAKEVNDLLSPEDYRSHVE from the coding sequence ATGTCAGAAATAAATCAAAGCTATGTATATACAGAAACTAATGAGTGGGTTGATGTAAAAAATAATGTTGCAAGAGTTGGGATTGATGACTATTCTCAGAATGAATTTGGTGAAATAGTATATGTAGACTTACCTAAAGTAGGTCAAGAATATAAAAAAGATGATGAAGCTTGTGTAATAGAGTCAGTTAAGACAGCATCTGATATTTATTCTCCATTATCTGGAAAGATTACCAAAGTTAATGAAGCTCTTTTGGATAATCCAAAACTTATAAATCAAGCATGTTATACAGATGGTTGGTTGTTTGAAATTGAAATATCTGATGCTAAAGAAGTTAACGATTTATTGAGTCCAGAAGATTATAGAAGTCATGTGGAGTAA
- the murG gene encoding undecaprenyldiphospho-muramoylpentapeptide beta-N-acetylglucosaminyltransferase: MNLKGKNIIITAGGTGGHIYPALAVANLLAENGANVTWVGTPNSMESQIVPDSFNMQYINSFGIRGKGISKKLAFPFRLAISTLKARALLKKFKTDLVIGFGGYVSGPICLAAVQKNIPIIIHEQNAKIGFTNRILAKLATKICLAFDIDDLNTYFNSKQLKRTKIVGNPVRKDIINLNDITKDYSNSSTLKILILGGSQGAKAINDIIPELIIEANKQNINIQVLHQTGKATFKSTKELYKDINPNHIKDISPFISDMAEAYNWADIVICRSGALTVSECATAGLPAIFIPFPFAVDDHQFFNAQNIVNNDAGFCLRQEQMNTENLIEILKPLSQNKQKLEEMSEKAKKTLIKDSSEQILECVKEILSQKIRIKK; encoded by the coding sequence ATGAATTTGAAAGGTAAAAATATTATTATTACAGCAGGAGGAACGGGAGGGCATATATATCCTGCACTTGCTGTTGCTAATCTATTAGCTGAAAATGGTGCCAATGTAACTTGGGTAGGTACACCTAATAGTATGGAGTCGCAAATCGTCCCAGATAGTTTTAATATGCAATACATCAACTCTTTTGGAATACGAGGAAAAGGGATTTCAAAAAAGCTAGCTTTTCCATTTAGATTAGCAATTAGTACACTAAAAGCTAGGGCTCTACTAAAAAAATTTAAAACAGATCTTGTAATAGGTTTTGGTGGTTACGTCTCTGGGCCAATATGTCTTGCAGCTGTACAAAAAAATATCCCAATAATAATTCATGAGCAGAATGCTAAAATAGGTTTTACTAATCGGATATTAGCAAAGCTCGCAACAAAAATCTGTCTAGCTTTTGATATTGATGATCTAAACACCTATTTTAACTCTAAACAACTTAAAAGAACCAAGATTGTTGGTAACCCAGTTAGAAAAGATATTATTAATTTGAATGATATAACAAAAGACTACTCTAATTCTTCAACTCTTAAGATACTTATACTTGGTGGTAGTCAAGGTGCAAAAGCGATCAATGATATTATTCCAGAACTAATAATAGAAGCTAATAAGCAAAATATAAACATACAAGTTTTGCATCAAACAGGTAAAGCGACTTTTAAAAGCACAAAAGAGCTCTATAAGGATATTAATCCAAACCATATAAAAGACATATCTCCTTTTATATCAGATATGGCAGAGGCATATAACTGGGCTGATATAGTTATTTGCAGATCTGGAGCTCTTACAGTATCTGAGTGTGCTACAGCAGGTTTACCTGCTATATTCATTCCATTTCCATTTGCTGTAGATGACCATCAATTTTTTAACGCCCAAAATATTGTTAATAATGATGCAGGATTTTGTCTAAGACAAGAGCAAATGAATACAGAAAATTTAATAGAAATACTAAAACCACTATCACAAAACAAACAAAAGTTAGAAGAAATGTCAGAAAAAGCAAAAAAAACATTGATAAAAGACTCTAGCGAACAGATATTAGAATGTGTAAAAGAAATTTTATCTCAAAAAATAAGGATTAAAAAATGA
- a CDS encoding MFS transporter, translated as MSNISKKHIFFAAASTVVEWYDFMLFAYLTPVIAHIFFPDASKYTAILMTFGVFAAGFFMGPIGSVVMGSFGDRFGRRKALVISAMMMILPMFIITILPSYNGIGIVAPIILVFMRLLQGFSIGGSYGGVMVFMIESTKPNRRGFIASFATMSSGTGVFLASLVTMVLFGIFSSEVLDAWGWRIGYVIGLALALIALVMRLSIPESYLFEEMQSEGELSSKPVREMFNIQKGPLFFAISLSAYANIAYYLVLSYLSTHFIDLNYSEFSALAIVTLFSLIFSFSAPLWGLLSDYVGRKPLIIFSILIYIFLSYPSFILMKEGYFYLILSMIFLSIPLMAIWGSYGAAAPELFSVKYRYSGNALSYNIGNSFFGGTIPFIVTALVVASGSMLAPSWVLILASVVMIPIIYLMPETSALTRRKKS; from the coding sequence ATGAGTAATATATCAAAAAAACATATTTTTTTTGCTGCAGCTAGCACCGTTGTTGAATGGTATGATTTTATGCTTTTTGCATATTTAACACCAGTGATTGCTCATATATTTTTTCCTGATGCAAGTAAGTACACGGCTATTCTTATGACCTTTGGTGTTTTTGCTGCAGGGTTTTTTATGGGGCCTATTGGAAGTGTTGTTATGGGGAGTTTTGGTGATAGGTTCGGTAGGAGAAAAGCTTTAGTCATATCAGCAATGATGATGATATTGCCTATGTTTATAATAACTATACTCCCTTCTTATAATGGTATAGGGATTGTGGCGCCAATTATTCTTGTTTTTATGAGATTGTTACAAGGTTTTTCGATAGGTGGATCTTACGGTGGTGTTATGGTTTTTATGATTGAGTCTACCAAACCTAATAGAAGAGGTTTTATTGCTAGTTTTGCAACTATGTCATCAGGAACAGGAGTTTTTTTAGCATCTCTAGTTACAATGGTACTTTTTGGTATCTTTTCAAGTGAAGTACTTGATGCTTGGGGATGGCGAATAGGATATGTTATTGGTTTGGCTTTAGCTTTGATAGCGTTAGTTATGAGGCTGTCTATACCAGAAAGTTATTTATTTGAGGAAATGCAATCTGAAGGAGAATTATCTAGTAAACCTGTTAGAGAAATGTTTAATATACAAAAAGGTCCTTTATTTTTTGCAATTTCTTTATCGGCATATGCAAATATTGCTTATTATTTAGTTCTTTCATATTTAAGTACACACTTTATTGATTTAAATTATTCAGAATTTTCAGCTTTAGCTATTGTTACTTTATTTAGCCTTATTTTTTCATTTTCAGCTCCGTTATGGGGATTATTGAGCGACTATGTAGGAAGAAAACCTTTAATAATTTTCTCTATTTTAATTTATATCTTTTTATCATATCCAAGCTTTATTCTTATGAAAGAAGGATATTTCTATTTGATTTTATCTATGATATTTTTGAGTATTCCCTTAATGGCTATTTGGGGATCATATGGTGCAGCAGCTCCAGAGTTGTTTAGTGTAAAATATCGCTATAGTGGCAACGCTCTTAGTTATAATATTGGAAATTCTTTTTTTGGTGGGACTATTCCATTTATTGTAACAGCATTAGTGGTTGCTTCTGGAAGTATGCTTGCTCCTTCATGGGTATTGATTTTAGCATCAGTGGTTATGATACCAATAATTTATCTTATGCCAGAAACAAGTGCTTTAACTAGAAGAAAGAAGAGCTAA
- the recR gene encoding recombination mediator RecR, producing the protein MNNKIFSPKITAVIESLRKLPTIGKKSSQRLALHLLDKSPETAIAIANSLLDATQSIKKCKYCQTLTEDDVCSICQSSRDNSKLCIIENMLDMIAIEEAGIFKGKYFVLNGRISPLDGVGPNELKLDILEQIIADREIDEIILAISPTVEGETTAHFISQMINKEIKLSRIGFGVPFGGELEYLDQQTLLHAFNARTNM; encoded by the coding sequence ATGAATAATAAAATATTTTCTCCAAAAATCACTGCTGTAATTGAATCTTTGCGCAAATTGCCAACTATTGGCAAAAAATCCTCGCAGAGACTAGCACTCCACCTTTTAGATAAATCTCCTGAAACGGCTATAGCTATAGCGAATTCTTTACTTGATGCCACTCAAAGTATTAAAAAATGTAAATACTGCCAGACTTTGACAGAAGATGATGTTTGCAGCATATGTCAAAGTAGTCGAGATAATTCTAAGTTATGCATTATAGAAAATATGCTTGATATGATAGCTATTGAAGAAGCAGGTATTTTTAAAGGTAAATATTTTGTCCTAAATGGAAGAATCTCTCCTTTAGATGGTGTTGGTCCCAATGAGCTTAAGCTCGATATTTTAGAGCAAATAATTGCTGATAGAGAAATTGATGAAATTATACTAGCAATTAGTCCTACTGTAGAGGGAGAAACTACTGCACACTTTATATCTCAGATGATTAATAAAGAAATCAAGTTATCAAGAATTGGTTTTGGAGTGCCTTTTGGTGGAGAATTAGAGTATTTAGATCAGCAAACACTTTTACACGCTTTTAATGCTAGAACAAATATGTAA
- a CDS encoding lytic polysaccharide monooxygenase, whose amino-acid sequence MKINKITMLTTLAILASSEAYSHGYVESPAARGYMCKLGENLNCGSIVNEPQSIEAPDYLFNSYSQRNPLPSENGTPVQLLDKMMGSTGVSGFSQLDEQEQSRWAKTVVKPGQQLEFKWHFTANHSSNYFKYYITKKDWNPDQLLTRSSFEDKPLDCYFTNSNFDRFDRPPQGLSKTCNLPNREGYQVIMAVWDVADTTNSFYNLIDLEFSNDKTPGSIIDGKSTGSSSEPKEFNPESTYANSGTLVIYDGKVYKNKWYVNPNGSAPGTEQYGPWEYIRDYEETNPSNYKLMGTINASAADLLAGGKIYLYVFSNDPDSQINKEFEILDIKDGMSTADIYQNVAKNVNNISSEHLNNNIIAGVENASGVVSPSSDKVNIYQVKNGPYTQASLSFKPDATSVKNELHLMNFKDTYYQNSKGEIFINGQIMSHGSKTTNVSVVLQDSQGNQVDRKQDIMIAPMDTYDLSWKFGNLASGNYKLIISSEMSGAQAWQKAMDIKIAASGGGSDDVTKAKVSFEANTPFYYVKSQDEPVVAVAHYKDIGEVNFSDGQVIKINPWALTSVAIGNDNSTYVTCPRPTNNQSEVTYVVTGGLNDLSCKIK is encoded by the coding sequence ATGAAAATTAATAAAATAACAATGCTGACAACTCTAGCAATCTTAGCCAGCTCAGAAGCTTACTCACATGGTTATGTTGAAAGCCCAGCAGCTAGGGGTTATATGTGTAAATTAGGTGAAAATCTAAACTGTGGATCAATTGTAAATGAACCACAATCTATTGAAGCACCTGACTATCTATTTAACAGTTATAGTCAAAGAAATCCTTTACCTAGTGAAAATGGTACTCCCGTACAATTACTTGATAAAATGATGGGTAGTACAGGTGTAAGTGGTTTTTCTCAGCTTGATGAACAGGAACAATCTAGATGGGCGAAAACTGTTGTAAAACCAGGACAACAATTAGAGTTTAAATGGCATTTCACTGCTAACCATAGCTCTAACTATTTTAAATATTATATTACCAAAAAAGATTGGAATCCTGATCAATTACTAACAAGATCTTCTTTTGAAGATAAACCTTTAGATTGTTATTTTACTAACTCTAACTTCGATAGATTTGACCGCCCTCCTCAAGGACTCTCAAAAACATGTAACCTACCTAACAGAGAGGGTTATCAAGTAATAATGGCTGTTTGGGATGTCGCTGACACTACAAATAGTTTTTATAACTTAATAGACTTGGAGTTTAGTAATGACAAAACTCCTGGCTCTATTATAGATGGTAAATCTACAGGCTCAAGCAGCGAGCCTAAAGAATTTAACCCTGAAAGCACTTATGCAAATTCGGGAACATTAGTGATTTATGATGGTAAAGTTTATAAAAATAAATGGTATGTAAATCCAAATGGTTCTGCGCCAGGGACAGAGCAATATGGCCCATGGGAATACATAAGAGATTATGAAGAAACAAACCCTAGTAATTACAAACTAATGGGTACAATAAATGCAAGTGCTGCTGATTTATTGGCAGGAGGTAAAATCTATTTATATGTATTCTCCAATGATCCTGATTCTCAGATTAATAAAGAGTTCGAAATCCTAGATATAAAAGATGGTATGTCTACAGCTGACATCTATCAAAATGTAGCTAAGAATGTAAATAACATTAGTAGCGAACATTTAAACAACAACATAATTGCTGGTGTTGAAAATGCAAGTGGTGTCGTATCACCTAGTTCTGATAAGGTAAACATTTATCAGGTCAAAAATGGTCCATATACTCAAGCCAGCTTATCATTCAAACCTGATGCTACAAGTGTCAAAAATGAACTTCACCTTATGAATTTTAAAGATACATATTACCAAAATAGTAAAGGTGAAATATTTATCAACGGTCAAATTATGTCTCATGGTTCTAAGACAACTAATGTTTCAGTAGTTCTTCAAGATTCACAAGGTAATCAAGTAGATCGTAAGCAAGATATTATGATTGCACCTATGGATACTTATGACCTTTCTTGGAAGTTCGGAAACTTAGCTTCTGGTAATTATAAACTTATTATCTCAAGCGAAATGTCAGGAGCACAAGCTTGGCAGAAAGCTATGGATATTAAAATTGCAGCATCAGGTGGTGGCAGTGACGATGTTACAAAAGCCAAGGTATCATTTGAGGCTAATACTCCATTTTACTATGTTAAATCACAGGATGAGCCTGTAGTAGCTGTAGCTCACTATAAAGACATTGGTGAAGTTAACTTTAGTGATGGTCAGGTTATTAAGATTAACCCTTGGGCTCTAACAAGTGTTGCTATAGGAAATGACAATTCAACTTATGTAACATGCCCAAGACCCACAAATAATCAATCAGAAGTTACTTATGTTGTAACAGGTGGTTTAAACGACTTAAGTTGTAAAATTAAATAA
- a CDS encoding YbaB/EbfC family nucleoid-associated protein yields MNFDMSKLMQQAQKMQEQMKKAQEERDNMEVTGEAGAGLVKITMTGKYDVKSVNIDDSLMSEDKEMLEDLIAAAVNSAVKKVEENSSSTDMQQMAKDAGIDLPGGMNFPFK; encoded by the coding sequence ATGAATTTTGATATGTCAAAACTAATGCAACAAGCACAAAAAATGCAAGAGCAAATGAAAAAAGCTCAAGAAGAGCGTGACAATATGGAAGTTACAGGCGAAGCAGGTGCTGGACTTGTTAAAATAACAATGACAGGTAAATATGATGTTAAATCAGTAAATATTGATGATTCATTAATGTCAGAGGATAAGGAAATGCTTGAAGATTTAATAGCAGCCGCTGTTAATAGTGCAGTAAAAAAAGTTGAAGAAAATTCATCTTCCACTGATATGCAACAAATGGCAAAAGATGCTGGTATTGATTTACCTGGCGGCATGAACTTCCCTTTTAAATAA
- a CDS encoding RelA/SpoT family protein, which translates to MFCYYELNQLISKYLPSEERLKIAKAFIFGADAHETQVRSSGEPYFTHPIAVACILAELHMDVDTIIAALLHDVVEDTEFTAEDISQRFGEKVAQLVEGVTKLTQIRHKNRAEQQAENFRKMLLSVTKDVRVIFIKLADRLHNMRTLAPLKPEKKRRISKETLDVFAPIAHRLGINTLKEQLETLAFEGMHPYRYHILEEKVKKVEKNKEKVFYEVKDSLKQKLDGLVSIDDIKARKKTLYSIYNKMRTKGKSFDEIMDMYAYKVIVPNRTDCYVALGKVHELYKPMPQKFKDYIATPKANGYRSIHTVVLGPYNIPLEIQIKTEQMDRQAEYGIAAHWSYKIGEKTDKALQRWLKKISDINVYTASSVEFLENVKTDVFNNDVFVFTPQGEIIELPINSTCVDFAYFIHTDIGNKCMSAKVNRKVVPLNYRLKQGDNVEIITSAVADPNPAWLNFVETGRAKSAIKEFLKQQYRNVDYIRGKDIVEGELRLLGVELRDVPSEIIDGALFNYEGIDTINRFYLDTGLGLIDPNNFIDFISEHFDDFRNYYKKSSISKLQIRYGDDPRIADCCLPLPNDEIVGVINDDGNLQVHRKSCNTLYSLLKREDAKEIEADWFTNNDDDPSFKARIAITLKNIPGAIAKITATLAREGFDIRSFDMMDADNKQAKLASVVVVRNRRELYLLLRLIRKLDVCQNVERILNK; encoded by the coding sequence ATGTTTTGCTATTATGAATTGAATCAATTGATTTCTAAATATCTTCCTTCTGAGGAAAGATTAAAAATTGCAAAGGCTTTTATCTTTGGTGCTGACGCTCATGAAACTCAGGTAAGAAGTTCAGGGGAGCCATATTTTACTCATCCTATTGCTGTTGCATGTATTTTGGCTGAACTACACATGGATGTTGATACCATTATTGCTGCATTATTGCATGATGTCGTTGAAGATACAGAATTTACCGCAGAGGATATATCACAACGATTTGGTGAAAAAGTTGCTCAATTAGTTGAAGGCGTAACGAAACTTACACAAATTAGACATAAGAATAGGGCAGAGCAGCAAGCTGAAAATTTCCGTAAAATGCTTTTATCTGTTACAAAAGATGTTCGAGTCATATTTATTAAGCTGGCAGATAGGCTACATAATATGCGAACTTTAGCACCACTAAAGCCTGAAAAAAAACGCAGAATCTCAAAAGAAACATTAGATGTATTCGCTCCTATTGCTCATAGACTTGGTATTAATACATTGAAAGAGCAGCTAGAGACCTTAGCTTTTGAAGGAATGCATCCTTATAGATATCATATTTTAGAAGAGAAAGTTAAAAAGGTTGAAAAAAATAAAGAAAAAGTTTTTTATGAAGTCAAAGATTCTTTAAAACAGAAATTAGATGGCTTAGTCTCTATTGACGATATTAAAGCACGTAAAAAAACTCTTTATAGTATTTATAATAAAATGCGTACAAAAGGTAAATCTTTTGATGAAATTATGGATATGTATGCATATAAAGTGATTGTTCCTAATAGAACAGATTGCTATGTTGCACTTGGAAAGGTTCATGAACTTTATAAACCAATGCCTCAAAAGTTTAAAGACTATATAGCAACACCAAAAGCTAATGGGTATAGATCTATACACACCGTGGTTTTAGGACCATATAATATTCCTTTAGAAATTCAGATAAAAACTGAACAAATGGATCGCCAGGCTGAATATGGTATTGCAGCGCATTGGAGCTATAAAATTGGAGAAAAAACTGATAAAGCATTACAAAGATGGTTGAAGAAAATATCAGATATTAATGTTTATACTGCTAGTTCTGTAGAGTTTTTAGAGAATGTGAAAACAGATGTTTTCAATAATGATGTTTTTGTTTTTACACCTCAGGGTGAGATTATTGAGCTGCCAATAAACTCTACTTGTGTTGATTTTGCTTATTTTATACATACAGATATTGGTAATAAATGTATGTCAGCTAAAGTCAATAGGAAAGTAGTTCCACTTAACTACAGACTAAAACAAGGTGATAACGTCGAAATTATAACATCAGCAGTTGCTGATCCAAATCCTGCATGGTTAAATTTTGTTGAAACAGGTAGAGCAAAGTCAGCAATAAAAGAATTTTTAAAACAACAATATAGAAATGTTGATTACATTCGTGGTAAAGATATTGTTGAAGGAGAGCTTAGGTTGCTTGGTGTTGAACTACGTGATGTTCCTAGTGAGATTATTGATGGAGCTTTATTTAATTATGAGGGAATAGACACTATCAATCGTTTTTATTTAGATACAGGCTTAGGTCTTATTGATCCAAATAACTTTATAGACTTTATTTCTGAGCATTTTGATGATTTTAGAAACTATTATAAAAAATCTTCTATATCAAAATTGCAAATCAGATATGGAGATGATCCTAGAATAGCAGACTGTTGTTTACCTTTGCCTAACGATGAGATTGTTGGTGTAATTAATGATGATGGTAATTTACAAGTTCATAGAAAGAGCTGTAATACTTTATATTCATTGTTAAAAAGAGAAGATGCTAAAGAGATTGAAGCAGACTGGTTTACAAATAATGATGATGATCCTAGCTTTAAAGCTAGAATTGCTATTACATTGAAAAATATACCAGGAGCTATAGCAAAAATTACGGCTACTTTAGCTCGTGAAGGCTTTGATATTCGTAGTTTTGATATGATGGATGCAGATAATAAGCAAGCTAAATTAGCTTCTGTAGTTGTTGTAAGGAATAGAAGAGAGCTTTATTTATTACTGCGTTTAATAAGAAAGTTAGATGTATGTCAAAATGTAGAAAGAATTCTTAATAAATAA